A genomic segment from Acyrthosiphon pisum isolate AL4f chromosome A3, pea_aphid_22Mar2018_4r6ur, whole genome shotgun sequence encodes:
- the LOC100164886 gene encoding T-complex protein 1 subunit theta, whose amino-acid sequence MALHVPKAPGFAQMLKDGATHLSGLEEAVYRNISACKQFSDTVKTAYGPNGMNKIVINHIDKIFITNDAATIVKELDIEHPAAKIIVFASEMQEQEVGDGTNFVIIFAGALLEQAEHLLKMGLTPVEVCEGFQLALEKTLELLPTLTCHEIKDIKNNAEQLVITQAVKSSIMSKQYGQEQFVTDLVLKACTSILPEKTTFNVDNVRVCKILGSNLYNSTVVNGMVFKRTNEGDITKQTDAKIAVYTCPIDITTTETKGTVLIKSAEELQNFSRGEEMVLEEQIKAIADAGVTVIVAGGKFGDMALHYLNKYKIMGVRLMSKFDLRRLCKSVSATALPRLTPPNKEELGYADCVYVDELGDTSLVVFRLDGKDSRMSTIVVRGATDNYMDDIERAIDDGVNTFKGISRDGKLLPGAGAIEMELAYQVGLYADTLPGLEQYGAKRFAVALEGFVKILADNTGVKSNETLAELYSQHSKGNKNAGFNIEPKGSSLIDVTKVGIVDSYLSKFWGLQYATQAACTILKVDQIIMAKRAGGPKAPGGRAPDNDDDA is encoded by the exons ATGGCTTTACACGTTCCAAAAGCTCCCGGTTTTGCTCAAATGTTAAAGGATGGTGCCACG CATCTTTCCGGTCTCGAAGAAGCAGTATACCGAAACATCAGCGCCTGCAAACAATTCTCTGACACCGTTAAAACCGCATATGGCCCAAATGGTATGAACAAAATAGTCATAAATCACATTGACAAGATTTTCATCACCAATGATGCTGCCACAATCGTTAAAGAGCTTGAT ATTGAACACCCAGCTGCTAAAATCATTGTATTCGCATCTGAGATGCAAGAGCAAGAAGTAGGTGATGGAACCAACTTCGTAATAATTTTTGCTGGGGCATTATTAGAACAAGCCGAACACTTATTGAAAATG GGATTAACTCCAGTTGAAGTATGTGAAGGTTTCCAACTAGCTCTTGAAAAGACTCTTGAATTACTGCCTACCTTGACTTGTCATGAAATTAAAGATATCAAGAATAACGCTGAACAATTAGTAATAACACAAGCTGTAAAATCATCCATTATGAGCAAGCAATATGGCCAGGAACAGTTTGTCACAGATCTTGTGTTAAAAGCTTGCA CTTCTATTCTTCCAGAAAAGACTACATTCAATGTTGATAATGTTAGAGTGTGCAAAAttttg GGATCAAATTTATACAATTCTACTGTTGTTAACGGTATGGTATTCAAACGTACAAATGAAGGTGATATTACTAAACAGACTGATGCTAAGATTGCTGTGTATACATGTCCCATTGACATTACTACAACTGAAACAAAA ggaACAGTTTTAATCAAATCTGCAGAAGAATTGCAAAACTTCAGCCGTGGTGAAGAAATGGTGCTCGAAGAACAAATTAAAGCAATTGCTGATGCAGGTGTCACTGTGATTGTTGCTGGTGGTAAATTTGGAGATATGgctttacattatttaaacaaatacaaaatcatGGGTGTTCGATTAATGAGCAAATTCGACTTGAGACGATTGTGCAAATCCGTTTCTGCTACTGCTTTACCTAGACTT ACCCCTCCAAACAAAGAAGAACTTGGTTATGCTGACTGTGTTTATGTAGATGAACTTGGAGACACTTCATTAGTAGTATTCCGTTTGGATGGTAAAGACTCTCGCATGTCAACAATTGTAGTACGTGGTGCCACTGATAACTATATGGATGATATAGAAAGAGCAATTGATGATGGTGTAAATACATTCAAAGGCATTTCCAGG GATGGAAAATTATTACCTGGTGCTGGAGCCATAGAAATGGAACTTGCCTACCAAGTAGGCTTATATGCCGACACACTGCCCGGATTAGAACAATATGGTGCCAAAAGGTTTGCAGTTGCTCTTGAaggttttgttaaaattttagcCGACAACACTGGTGTGAAATCTAATGAAACTCTTGCTGAACTTTATTCCCAACATAGCAAGGGAAATAAAAATGCTGGTTTTAATAttgaa CCTAAAGGATCATCATTAATAGATGTCACCAAAGTTGGTATTGTTGATTCTTACTTATCCAAGTTTTGGGGCTTGCAGTATGCCACACAAGCTGCATGTACAATACTGAAAGTTGATCAGATCATAATGGCTAAACGAGCTGGCGGTCCAAAAGCACCCGGTGGACGTGCACCTGATAATGATGATGACGCGTAA